A single region of the Branchiostoma lanceolatum isolate klBraLanc5 chromosome 1, klBraLanc5.hap2, whole genome shotgun sequence genome encodes:
- the LOC136429967 gene encoding nuclear receptor subfamily 0 group B member 1-like, giving the protein MADQLSEMTNACDHCPSKSLSPEKSILYNLLITPTASDIHPSIPHAPPNPVDDPGNNPCGDHSLLCSCGCCSHVSSAAVTLRNPSSAHQQACQVLLRTLTFVKNLPSFADLCPHDRALLLTSGWSDLFTVGLAQSRVQFTTEPTGGDRMQFIAEPVGGDMASRCESQVFVRLQASVDGVPTETEVAKIQNFVERCQALDLDMKE; this is encoded by the exons ATGGCTGACCAGTTGAGTGAGATGACCAATGCGTGTGACCACTGCCCATCAAAGTCCCTCTCCCCCGAGAAGAGTATCCTCTATAACCTTCTCATCACACCGACTGCATCGGACATTCATCCCAGTATACCCCACGCCCCACCTAACCCAGTCGACGACCCAGGCAACAACCCATGCGGCGACCACAGCCTACTTTGCTCGTGTGGCTGTTGCTCGCACGTTTCCTCCGCCGCTGTCACACTCAGGAACCCCAGCTCTGCGCACCAGCAAGCCTGCCAGGTCCTCCTCAGAACTCTCACCTTCGTGAAGAACCTTCCGAGCTTCGCCGACCTCTGTCCTCACGACCGCGCCCTGCTGCTGACCTCGGGCTGGTCCGACCTCTTCACGGTGGGGCTGGCCCAGAGCAGAGTGCAGTTCACCACCGAGCCAACAGGAGGCGACAGAATGCAGTTCATCGCCGAGCCAGTAGGAGGCGACATGGCCTCCCGCTGCGAGAGTCAGGTCTTTGTGCGGCTGCAGGCGTCAGTGGACGGTGTTCCCACGGAAACGGAGGTTGCTAAGATACAGAATTTTGTGGAGCGTTGCCAGGCGCTGGACCTCGATATGAAGGA gtga